GTCTCTTGGCTGTAGGTGCAGGTGCCTGGATTCTGCTAGTGAGAGTTTTATCTTGTCAGTCTGTCCATCTGCTCATCTACGTGTTCCCCATCTCTTGGGACCCCTCCCCCCCGTATAGCCTTTGCTCCTTAGTAAGCCAGTTTGTCCTTGTTTCCCTCAACAAAATAGTCTCCCATTTCTGAAGTGAGCTTTTGCTCCTCTGCCCCGGCCTCAGCGAGCGCTACCCTGTGcacagcagcacagtgggttgtGGACGTGTTTCCCTGCAGACCCTGCACCTTTTCTGGGGGCCTGGAGTGTGGcccctcccagtccccacaggGGCGGCGGAGGCTCCTAGTTTTAGTGATTCTTGGCGCCAGCGCTTAATGGCACAGAGACCCACGTCTCCAATACATGCGACCAAGAGGTGGCACTGCACGGGCGCAGTGCGTCCACCTCCGACCCCGTGGCCACTGTCGTGTCCGCGGCGGGGCCCTGTTGGGGCCTTAAAGCTCAGCCTGCCAACTGCGTCTGACAGAGGCGGGCCAGCTGTTCAGAGATGCGGACTCGCACACTTGAAGTGGACTCGTGATGGCCCGGACCCCGGTGCCAGCGGTGGGCAGGTTCCCATTCCTGGGGCCGGGAGGGCCGCTGCCTTTTCCTATGAGTGTAGGCGCCACCTCAGCAGAGCCTCGCAAGTCCGGGTCGGAAGGGCCCCAGGCCGAGCCTGCCCATCGCGGGGGTGCGCTGGGCCCCAGCTCTGGAGCCGCTGCTGCCCTGAAAGAAGGGCTGTGTGTCCGTCACATTCAGTGCTCTGAATACAGCAGCTCCTGGTGGGGGCCGCGTCTGCCGCTTCTCTTTGCTCTGCCGGCCCTGCCTTCCCGCCCCAACTTGGGACCAAAACGCAGCGGATCAGGGCTTGGGGCTCAGGCGGCCCTCCCCTCGAGGGCTCCCCTGGGAGGCGGGGCGGTGCTCACAGCCTGGGGAGCAGggagcccgccccgccccgccccgggctGGGTCCCGCACACTCGCCGTGCTCGCCCGGCCCGTAGCTAGTTGCTTTGAACTTGAAAGCTACTTGATTCGGTTTTGTTTGTGCGGATTTACAAATTGTTTTGCGGACGAGAAAGCTGGAGAATCCCGGGAAAGGGTTTGGTTCCGTTGCTCCCCGTGGGGGAGCCGTAAGGCCCGCCGCCTGTGCGAAGCCTCGGCCCCTTTCCTGGAAGCCGCCCGAGGCCCCGCGCGGCGCTCCCCCCGGACTCGCGTGAGGGAGGAGGGCGCCGGGCCGGGCCGCCCCTCCCCGCACCCAGCGCTGCCCGCCCGCTTGTGTCTGAGGTCGTGTACGTCAAAATAAAGCCGCTAAAAACTAAGCAGCGTCCGCGTCCTCCTTAGACCCGGCGCCGCCCAGGGGCCAGCCCGCTGACCCGCGCCCCCGCGCGCGCACTTCCGCCTTGCCGTCGGTCCGGGCGCAGCCGGAAACGGCGAGGCGGGGAGGGCCGCAGGGAGAGCCCCGCCCCTGGCGCGTCCCCATGGCAGCGGCGGCCTCGCGCGCTCATTGGCTGCGGCCGTCCGGGGCGGGGCCCCGCGTCTCAGCGCCAGCCGCCGTGCCACGTATGCGGCTGCCGATTGGCCCGCCCGCTGCCGATTGGCGGCCGCGTCACCGCCCGCTCCTCCGACCGAGTTCCTTGGTCCCGCGCCGCGCCCGGTCTTGTGGCGGCCGCGGGTTCGGTGTCAGGGCCCCTAGGCCGGCGGGACAGTGCCGGGTTTGGTCAGGCCGGCCGGCGAGGGGCGGGGGGCGAGGGGCGCCGGGTGGGACGGGGCGGCCGCCGCCGGTCGCAGGCGCGATGAAGGCGCTCATCTTGGTGGGCGGCTACGGGACGCGGCTCCGGCCGCTGACGCTGAGCATCCCGAAGCCGCTGGTGGACTTCTGCAACAAGCCCATCCTGCTGCACCAGGTGGAGGCGCTGGCCGCGGTAAGGCCGGGGGCtgcgggccggggccggggccggggtcgTGGTCGTCGCTGATTGGCCCAGGCCGAGCCACGACGGGCCCGTTCTGACAGGCGGGCGTGGACCACGTGATCCTGGCCGTGAGCTACATGTCGCAGGTGCTGGAGAGGGAGATGAAGGCCCAGGAGCAGAGGGTgaggccccgcccctcccggccgccccgcccctcccggcCGGTGGGCGGGGCTTGACTGGTGACTTCTTTCCAGCTGGGAATCCGCATCTCCATGTCTCACGAAGAGGAGCCTTTGGGGACAGGTCAGGGGGCAGGAAGGGGCCTTGGGAGCACCTTAGGGCCGGGAGGGGGTAAGGCCCAGCCAGGGTGGGTCTTGCTCCCGGGAAGGTAacggtctccctccctcccccagctggGCCCCTGGCCCTGGCCCGCGACCTGCTCTCTGACACTGCAGACCCCTTCTTCGTCCTCAACAGCGACGTGATCTGCGACTTCCCCTTCCAAGCCATGGTGCAGTTCCATCGGCACCACGGTCAGGAGGGCTCCATCCTGGTAAGGGGGCCGGTTCTTCCTGctgacaccccctcccctccGCGTTGTGGGTACAGAGCTGTGGAGCACCTGTCCAGCAGCCTAGGTTGAGGTCCCCGTGCACTCAGGTAACCAAGGTGGAGGAGCCCTCTAAGTACGGTGTGGTGGTGTGCGAGGCCGACACAGGCCGCATTCACCGGTTCGTGGAGAAGCCACAAGTGTTTGTGTCCAACAAGATCAACGCAGGCATGTACATCCTGAGCCCCGCAGTGCTGCGGCGCATCCAGGTGCGTGGGGACTGGcagctgggcgggggggggggctgccaggGCAGGCCGCGCCACCGGGACCTTGCTCACGGCTGCCCACCCCCACAGCTGCAGCCTACATCCATTGAGAAGGAGATCTTCCCTGTCATGGCCAAGGAGGGCCAGCTATATGCCATGGAGCTGCAGGGTGAGGCAGGAAGGCCAGAGGGCGGGGGTGGTCTGTGGCTGGGCTGAGCCCCTGATGCGTTCCCTCCCTACAGGCTTCTGGATGGACATCGGGCAGCCCAAGGACTTCCTCACTGGCATGTGCCTCTTCCTGCAGTCACTGAGACAGAAGCAGCCTGAGCTGCTGTATTCAGGCCCTGGCGTTGTGGGCAACGTGCTGGTGGTGAGGTTCCCGCCCAGTCCGTCATAAAGCCCCTCAGCGTCTCTGGGGAACACACAGTCCACGTGTATTTTCCCCGCTGTTCTCAGGACCCAAGTGCCCGAATCGGCCAGAACTGCAGCATCGGCCCCAACGTCAGCCTGGGTCCCGGTGTGGTGGTAGAGGACGGCGTGTGTATCCGGCGGTGCACGGTGCTGCGGGATGCTCACATTTGCTCTCACTCCTGGCTCGAGTCCTGCATTGTGGGCTGGCGCTGCCGTGTGGGCCAGTGGGTAAGGCCGGGGGCAGGGCCAGCtgggggaaggggcagggagagCAGCGGCCATGATGACAAGACCCGGCCCCCCCCTCAGGTGCGTATGGAGAACGTGACAGTGCTGGGTGAAGACGTCATCGTGAACGACGAGCTCTACCTCAACGGTGCCAGTGTGCTGCCCCACAAGTCTATTGGCGAGTCGGTGCCAGAGCCTCGAATCATCATGTGAAGGGATTCAGGCAAGGGCAGCCTTGACTTGACTCATCAGAAGGCCCTGACTCATTGCCATTTGTCTGGGGAGACTGAAGACACGGCACCTGCCTTCTATGAATAGTCTGGACACCCCCCACAAAGCCCACTCTGTCAAGAAAGGATGGGCCGGGGCTGTctggaataataatttaattcaCACTGTGGCCCTGACTGAAAGTCGAGCTCAGGCACAACTAGGGCACAGGGCACGGCAGGGCTCCCGCCAGTGAGATGACACACGGACAAGGAGGTTGCAcacgactggggtgggggtgggggtggggacaggctaCAGAGGCTCAGAGGCCCGGCCTGGGTCTGGGTTCAGGGGTGGAGGCTGCTGCTTCGGAGGCCCGGCCAAGCTAGGTGGCTGAGGAAGTGGCATTTGCACTGCCTGCTTTCTCCCAGTCTTCCACAGAGGCGATGGTAGCTTTGCAGAAGAAGCAGTCCCTGTTGTTCATCAGGTGCTGGTTGATGCAGGCTCTGCggcgggaggggtggggaggggagagcacaGCCTGTATATCCCCActgctcccccagccctgcccagtgCCCGTGAGACCCACTTACTTGCAGGACTTGTGGCCACAAGGCTGGAACACAGCAGAAATGGGGTGAGCGTAGCAGATGGGGCAGAGGTCCTCTTCGCTGGTGGGCTGCAGAGAGCAGAGTGAGGGGCTGGGTCGGGGCCGGGCTCATGGGCATGCACCCCGCGCCAGGACGCACGGACCCGAGCTGCAGCTCCACTCACCAGGGAGGCAGCGGCCGCTTGGGCAGACGCGGCTGTCAGGTGCTCCAGCATCCGCTCCACCTGAGCCAGCTCCTCAGCGCTGATGTAATCTGTGTCTGGAGGGGGATTTTGGCAGGCGTCAGCCTCGGGGGGGTTTGCTCTGCTGGAGATTCCCATCCCAAATACTGCTCTTCCCTGACCCTGACCGGCTGCCAGCCTACTCACAGCTCTGCAGGGAGAAGCGCTTCCGGTCAGGAGGTGGCAGGGCAGTGCCAGGAGCCCGGGGCTCCGGCTGCCCGAGGAGATAGCAGATAGAGCGGAGCTGGAAGCAAGGGTCAGCCAGGAGCACAGACGTGGCTCGTTCCTTCCTGTGTGAGGGTGGTTGGAGGGTTGGTTGGTTCCGTGGGCCTGGAAAgaagggctggggggaggggcttaCACTCCCTCCCATGCTAGCCCACCTCGCCTTCTCACCAACCCGTAGGTCCCAGTAGGGACCATCAGCCCTGATACCGGTTCAAAACCTCATGCAAGCCAACAGAAGAGCGCGGCAATCCCCCTCTGCCGTGGCAGACATTAGCCACTCAAAGAAAACACACGCATCCGCATATACAGATAAGCGAGAGCAGAAGCCTGGATTCTGGCAGCTAAAGGCGtgctccccgccccccgccccgcccctccagCAGGGGCCAATAGGAGCCGCGcgcggccccgcccccagccggCGTCCGGGTATTTAGGAGCCGAGTCCGCAGGGCCCGGGCGCGCAGCGAGCTGGGGAAGCCCGGAGCAGACGCCGCCGCCGGGCAGGGCGCACCGCCAGCAGCCTTGGCCACACACGCACATCCCGGAGCAGAAGGGGGCGAATCCCGAGCTGCCTCCGGTCCAGGCCAACCCTCTCTGCCATGGCCTGGCTGGTGCTGGGCACGCTGCTGTGCGTGCTGCACCTGGGGCTAGGGACCGACGGCGCGGGGCACTTTGAGTCCCAGAACTGCCCCTCTGAATGCATCTTCTCGGCCGACCTGGTGAGCTGCGCGGGCCGTGGGCTGCCGGAGGTGCCGGCTGGGATACCCGCCACCACCGCAGACCTTGACCTGAGCCACAACCTGATCCGGCGCCTGCGCCCTGGCTGGCTGACGCCCCTCAGCCGCCTGCACACCCTGCGCCTCGGCCACAACCACCTAGCGGTGCTGGGCCAAGGAGTCTTTGCCAATGCCAGCGGCCTGCGCCTGCTCGACCTCTCATCTAACGCGCTGCGGAGACTCGGCCACCACGACCTGGACGGGCTGGGGGCGCTGGAGACGCTGTTTCTGTTCAACAACAGCTTGGCGCACCTGCACGAGCACGCCTTCCACGGCCTGGCCGCCCTCGGCCGCCTGTACCTGGGCTGCAACCAGCTCCGGGACTTCTCTTTCCACCACCTGCACGGCCTGGGCCTCACCCACCTCCGCCTTCTGGACCtctcctccaacctcctggaACGCCTGCCTGTCTCCGACCTGGCCGCGCTGCCAGCCTTTGTCAAGAACGGCCTTTACTTGCACAGCAACCCGCTGGCCTGCGACTGCCACCTGTACCACCTGCTGCAGCGCTGGCAGCACCGGGGACTAAGTGCCGTCAACAGCTTTGTCCGAGACTACACGTGCCGGGTCTTCAAGGTGCCCGCGTCTGGCGTGCGCTTCCTAGAGCAAGGCCGTGTCTTCGAGAACTGCTCGGCTGCCTCCTCCCGTGACCTCGAAGGGCCCGAGGAGCagctgcaggtgcaggtgggccagTCTCTGCGGCTGCACTGCCACACCGGCACCCCCGCCCTGCACACTGCCTGGGTCTCCCCGCAGCAGGAGCTGCTCGTGGCACCGGGGTCCCTCGATGGCAGCATCGTGGTGCTGGCCAACGGCAGCCTGCTCATCAGGAGTGTGCAGACCTGGCACGGGGGGGTCTTTGTGTGCATGGCCACGGGCTCGCACCTCTACCGCAGCCAGATACACGAGTACAACGTCAGCGTGTCCTACCCGCACCCCGAGCCCGAGGCCTTCAGCACGAGCTTCACCACGCTGCTGGGCTGTGCCGTGGggctggtgctgctgctgctttaCCTGTTTGCACCACCCTGTCCGGGCTGCCGCCGCTGCTACCGCCGCACCGgccgctgctgctgctactgctgcggCCGCCGCCACCGGCCCCGGACACCCAGCCCACTGCAGGAGCTGAGCGCACAGTCCTCAGTGCTCAGTACCACTCCGCCGGACATGCTCAGCCGCAAGGCCAGTGTCCACAAGCATGTGGTCTTTCTGGAGCCGGGCAGGAGGGGCATCAACGGGCGAGTGCAGCTGGCAGTGGCTGAGGACTTCGACTTGTACAACCCTGTGGGCCTACGCTTCACGGTCGGCTCTGAGTCTGCTAGCTCCACAGGCTCAGAGGCTCCGGTGGTGACCTAGGCTCCCAGGCCCACCTGCCTGCCTGCTGCTTGTGCTGCTCCCTGCCACCGCCCAGAGCATATCACCAGGTATCTATTGGTGGGAAGCACTGAGCTCGTCTTCCGCCTACCTGAGCCACAGCATC
Above is a window of Erinaceus europaeus chromosome 12, mEriEur2.1, whole genome shotgun sequence DNA encoding:
- the GMPPB gene encoding mannose-1-phosphate guanyltransferase beta isoform X2 translates to MKALILVGGYGTRLRPLTLSIPKPLVDFCNKPILLHQVEALAAAGVDHVILAVSYMSQVLEREMKAQEQRLGIRISMSHEEEPLGTAGPLALARDLLSDTADPFFVLNSDVICDFPFQAMVQFHRHHGQEGSILVTKVEEPSKYGVVVCEADTGRIHRFVEKPQVFVSNKINAGMYILSPAVLRRIQLQPTSIEKEIFPVMAKEGQLYAMELQGFWMDIGQPKDFLTGMCLFLQSLRQKQPELLYSGPGVVGNVLVDPSARIGQNCSIGPNVSLGPGVVVEDGVCIRRCTVLRDAHICSHSWLESCIVGWRCRVGQWVRMENVTVLGEDVIVNDELYLNGASVLPHKSIGESVPEPRIIM
- the GMPPB gene encoding mannose-1-phosphate guanyltransferase beta isoform X3, with the translated sequence MKALILVGGYGTRLRPLTLSIPKPLVDFCNKPILLHQVEALAALGIRISMSHEEEPLGTAGPLALARDLLSDTADPFFVLNSDVICDFPFQAMVQFHRHHGQEGSILVTKVEEPSKYGVVVCEADTGRIHRFVEKPQVFVSNKINAGMYILSPAVLRRIQLQPTSIEKEIFPVMAKEGQLYAMELQGFWMDIGQPKDFLTGMCLFLQSLRQKQPELLYSGPGVVGNVLVDPSARIGQNCSIGPNVSLGPGVVVEDGVCIRRCTVLRDAHICSHSWLESCIVGWRCRVGQWVRMENVTVLGEDVIVNDELYLNGASVLPHKSIGESVPEPRIIM
- the GMPPB gene encoding mannose-1-phosphate guanyltransferase beta isoform X1, with amino-acid sequence MKALILVGGYGTRLRPLTLSIPKPLVDFCNKPILLHQVEALAAAGVDHVILAVSYMSQVLEREMKAQEQRLGIRISMSHEEEPLGTAGPLALARDLLSDTADPFFVLNSDVICDFPFQAMVQFHRHHGQEGSILVTKVEEPSKYGVVVCEADTGRIHRFVEKPQVFVSNKINAGMYILSPAVLRRIQLQPTSIEKEIFPVMAKEGQLYAMELQGFWMDIGQPKDFLTGMCLFLQSLRQKQPELLYSGPGVVGNVLVDPSARIGQNCSIGPNVSLGPGVVVEDGVCIRRCTVLRDAHICSHSWLESCIVGWRCRVGQWVRPGAGPAGGRGRESSGHDDKTRPPPQVRMENVTVLGEDVIVNDELYLNGASVLPHKSIGESVPEPRIIM
- the AMIGO3 gene encoding amphoterin-induced protein 3, yielding MAWLVLGTLLCVLHLGLGTDGAGHFESQNCPSECIFSADLVSCAGRGLPEVPAGIPATTADLDLSHNLIRRLRPGWLTPLSRLHTLRLGHNHLAVLGQGVFANASGLRLLDLSSNALRRLGHHDLDGLGALETLFLFNNSLAHLHEHAFHGLAALGRLYLGCNQLRDFSFHHLHGLGLTHLRLLDLSSNLLERLPVSDLAALPAFVKNGLYLHSNPLACDCHLYHLLQRWQHRGLSAVNSFVRDYTCRVFKVPASGVRFLEQGRVFENCSAASSRDLEGPEEQLQVQVGQSLRLHCHTGTPALHTAWVSPQQELLVAPGSLDGSIVVLANGSLLIRSVQTWHGGVFVCMATGSHLYRSQIHEYNVSVSYPHPEPEAFSTSFTTLLGCAVGLVLLLLYLFAPPCPGCRRCYRRTGRCCCYCCGRRHRPRTPSPLQELSAQSSVLSTTPPDMLSRKASVHKHVVFLEPGRRGINGRVQLAVAEDFDLYNPVGLRFTVGSESASSTGSEAPVVT